Proteins found in one Triticum urartu cultivar G1812 chromosome 4, Tu2.1, whole genome shotgun sequence genomic segment:
- the LOC125553070 gene encoding ubiquinone biosynthesis monooxygenase COQ6, mitochondrial-like isoform X1, with amino-acid sequence MTPTPARASAAAAHALLRRTRCFAAANQIRTASRAFSSAPAGASEPQGPEKVAGDDELDVAIVGGGMVGLAVACALSNMPLTKHLRVAVIDSNPALKSMNYLKKDGIPDSRVSTVTPATISFFRDIGAWEHILQQRHAFFGKMQVWDYTGLGYTRYNARDVSKEYLGCVVENKVLCNSLLLRLQEQKEDIGKMVYPTRLVSLAFPSKSRNVGVAGLKPPSTEAEELCRSNLVKLDLSDGQTLYSKLVVGADGSKSNVRQIAGIKTTGWSYPQSAIICTVEHTAANDCAWQRFLPSGPIALLPIGDNFSNIVWTMSPEEASRHKSMSSEDFVMSVNRALDFGYGPHPNSSSLDHYVERLFSDFGGTAASTKECFEVPPRAIGLISERMAFPLSLMHSHDYVSKRLALVGDAAHTVHPLAGQGVNLGFGDAAALAKVISEGVSVGADIGDLSLLNRYETDRKAANIAMAAVLDGFQKMYSVDFGPLNVLRAAAFHGAQYISPLKKNIISYAMGDSKSPLFS; translated from the exons ATGACGCCGACGCCGGCGCGCGCCTCCGCGGCCGCGGCCCACGCCCTGCTGCGCAGAACGAG ATGCTTCGCCGCGGCGAATCAGATCCGGACGGCCTCGAGGGCCTTCTCCAGCGCGCCGGCGGGAGCTTCCGAGCCGCAG GGCCCAGAGAAAGTTGCCGGAGATGACGAGCTTGATGTTGCTATCGTCGGTGGAGGCATGGTGGGCCTGGCTGTTGCTTGTGCACTCT CCAATATGCCATTGACCAAACACCTGCGAGTTGCCGTCATCGATAGCAATCCTGCATTGAAGTCAATGAATTATCTCAAGAAAGATGGTATACCTGATTCAAGGGTCAGCACTGTTACTCCTGCAACCATTTCCTTCTTCAGAG ATATTGGTGCATGGGAGCATATTCTACAGCAGAGACATGCTTTCTTTGGTAAAATGCAG GTGTGGGATTACACTGGACTGGGATACACAAGGTACAACGCAAGAGATGTGTCCAAAGAATATCTTGG ATGTGTGGTGGAGAACAAGGTGCTTTGCAACTCACTTCTGTTACGCTTACAG GAGCAAAAGGAAGACATTGGAAAGATGGTCTACCCTACCCGATTGGTGTCTCTTGCTTTCCCATCAAAGAGCAGAAACGTAGGAGTAGCAGGACTGAAGCCACCATCAACTGAGGCAGAGGAACTATGCCGTAGTAATTTGGTTAAACTTGACCTAAGTGATGGACAGACTTTATATTCAAAGTTGGTG GTAGGAGCAGATGGTTCCAAATCCAATGTAAGGCAGATTGCGGGCATAAAAACAACTGGTTGGAGTTATCCTCAGAGTGCGATTATCTGTACAGTAGAGCATACTGCAGCGAATGACTGTGCATGGCAGAGGTTTCTCCCTTCTGGTCCGATTGCCCTGCTTCCAATAGGCGACAACTTCAGCAATATAGTATGGACAATGAGCCCAGAGGAGGCATCACGGCATAAGTCAATGAGCTCTGAAGATTTTGTGATGTCAGTGAACCGTGCATTGGATTTTGGTTATGGACCGCATCCCAACTCTAGTAGTCTTGACCATTACGTGGAAAGGTTGTTTTCTGACTTTGGAGGTACTGCAGCGTCTACGAAAGAATGCTTTGAAGTACCACCAAGGGCAATTGGGCTGATCTCAGAGAGAATGGCATTTCCATTGTCACTGATGCATTCCCATGATTATGTTTCAAAAAGGCTAGCCTTAGTTGGTGATGCTGCTCATACAGTGCACCCCTTGGCCGGTCAAGGTGTCAATTTGGGTTTTGGAGATGCAGCTGCCTTAGCAAAAGTTATTTCTGAAGGAGTTTCTGTTGGTGCTGATATTGGGGAT CTATCTTTGCTGAATCGGTATGAGACTGACCGCAAGGCTGCCAATATTGCGATGGCGGCAGTTCTAGATGGCTTCCAGAAGATGTACTCTGTCGATTTCGGACCCCTCAATGTTCTAAGAGCCGCTGCATTCCATGGTGCCCAGTACATATCACCACTGAAGAAGAACATAATATCTTACGCAATGGGCGACAGCAAATCGCCTCTGTTTTCATAA
- the LOC125553070 gene encoding ubiquinone biosynthesis monooxygenase COQ6, mitochondrial-like isoform X2: MTSLMLLSSVEAWWAWLLLVHSVANMPLTKHLRVAVIDSNPALKSMNYLKKDGIPDSRVSTVTPATISFFRDIGAWEHILQQRHAFFGKMQVWDYTGLGYTRYNARDVSKEYLGCVVENKVLCNSLLLRLQEQKEDIGKMVYPTRLVSLAFPSKSRNVGVAGLKPPSTEAEELCRSNLVKLDLSDGQTLYSKLVVGADGSKSNVRQIAGIKTTGWSYPQSAIICTVEHTAANDCAWQRFLPSGPIALLPIGDNFSNIVWTMSPEEASRHKSMSSEDFVMSVNRALDFGYGPHPNSSSLDHYVERLFSDFGGTAASTKECFEVPPRAIGLISERMAFPLSLMHSHDYVSKRLALVGDAAHTVHPLAGQGVNLGFGDAAALAKVISEGVSVGADIGDLSLLNRYETDRKAANIAMAAVLDGFQKMYSVDFGPLNVLRAAAFHGAQYISPLKKNIISYAMGDSKSPLFS, encoded by the exons ATGACGAGCTTGATGTTGCTATCGTCGGTGGAGGCATGGTGGGCCTGGCTGTTGCTTGTGCACTCTGTAG CCAATATGCCATTGACCAAACACCTGCGAGTTGCCGTCATCGATAGCAATCCTGCATTGAAGTCAATGAATTATCTCAAGAAAGATGGTATACCTGATTCAAGGGTCAGCACTGTTACTCCTGCAACCATTTCCTTCTTCAGAG ATATTGGTGCATGGGAGCATATTCTACAGCAGAGACATGCTTTCTTTGGTAAAATGCAG GTGTGGGATTACACTGGACTGGGATACACAAGGTACAACGCAAGAGATGTGTCCAAAGAATATCTTGG ATGTGTGGTGGAGAACAAGGTGCTTTGCAACTCACTTCTGTTACGCTTACAG GAGCAAAAGGAAGACATTGGAAAGATGGTCTACCCTACCCGATTGGTGTCTCTTGCTTTCCCATCAAAGAGCAGAAACGTAGGAGTAGCAGGACTGAAGCCACCATCAACTGAGGCAGAGGAACTATGCCGTAGTAATTTGGTTAAACTTGACCTAAGTGATGGACAGACTTTATATTCAAAGTTGGTG GTAGGAGCAGATGGTTCCAAATCCAATGTAAGGCAGATTGCGGGCATAAAAACAACTGGTTGGAGTTATCCTCAGAGTGCGATTATCTGTACAGTAGAGCATACTGCAGCGAATGACTGTGCATGGCAGAGGTTTCTCCCTTCTGGTCCGATTGCCCTGCTTCCAATAGGCGACAACTTCAGCAATATAGTATGGACAATGAGCCCAGAGGAGGCATCACGGCATAAGTCAATGAGCTCTGAAGATTTTGTGATGTCAGTGAACCGTGCATTGGATTTTGGTTATGGACCGCATCCCAACTCTAGTAGTCTTGACCATTACGTGGAAAGGTTGTTTTCTGACTTTGGAGGTACTGCAGCGTCTACGAAAGAATGCTTTGAAGTACCACCAAGGGCAATTGGGCTGATCTCAGAGAGAATGGCATTTCCATTGTCACTGATGCATTCCCATGATTATGTTTCAAAAAGGCTAGCCTTAGTTGGTGATGCTGCTCATACAGTGCACCCCTTGGCCGGTCAAGGTGTCAATTTGGGTTTTGGAGATGCAGCTGCCTTAGCAAAAGTTATTTCTGAAGGAGTTTCTGTTGGTGCTGATATTGGGGAT CTATCTTTGCTGAATCGGTATGAGACTGACCGCAAGGCTGCCAATATTGCGATGGCGGCAGTTCTAGATGGCTTCCAGAAGATGTACTCTGTCGATTTCGGACCCCTCAATGTTCTAAGAGCCGCTGCATTCCATGGTGCCCAGTACATATCACCACTGAAGAAGAACATAATATCTTACGCAATGGGCGACAGCAAATCGCCTCTGTTTTCATAA